One Platichthys flesus chromosome 14, fPlaFle2.1, whole genome shotgun sequence genomic region harbors:
- the LOC133968566 gene encoding ABC transporter F family member 4-like isoform X2 gives MEDEALLGLIYQHLKVNGFKKAAKVLEKHVAEVESSEQNSNLRDIYTGWVKLCSLAQDAKQETEDATTLKKKSIKAEPAVIEEEEGADAKLSNGAEENHVDSKPPPEPVSNGVESSGSEGKDDEEEEDKEEEESAEPEAAADETCVPAANGSSESQEAAADQTGDGAPASGDDEPKQESEAAADETPESEEKAVSQTEATPPCAQEEEHEEDDAVKASGEAEPTSSDPAAEETNDEPAESEAPPPAEPENEAENPKEDETVEEEEKFEELTADLKPENQEETSAAPGDAAELPVAEAADDCIVLNIQVEDAEAAEQETGPEIKTPKKKRKKSQKETLSTDTSASETVSDSPLSTRSAKKKKLNKKKEEEEKPEVVEEVEEVEAEEEVVEKLEEVVEVEEEAPQVTSEKKKAKKRKREKDQVEEESVETPVAPLENKMKKKKKIVKEVEEEEGGGEEVEDPVTPADSTEKKKKKKKKRTKKAKGQKEVGQSDESAAGGDKDSEKELDTTAEGNSSLLSSSKKKQRLRKKLSLKKRLRLHKQEEKSNKKKKKKTTPGEKGIQEPAEETPQPKPTKKPKRAAPQDQSTPRKITKQEENSSKENKPPKMKKQKKGKMVDTDESGVVIDLTAEGLDSSVCSSEGTKKKKRKKMEVDQVERTPVSAKKKKKNGLKQKVEMEASPEAPASTKKKSNKKKILAD, from the exons aCTGTGCTCTTTAGCCCAAGATGCTAAACAAGAGACAGAAGATGCGACCactctgaagaagaagagcatTAAAGCAGAACCTGCCGTCATCGAAGAGGAAGAGGGCGCCGACGCCAAACTCTCCAACGGCGCAGAGGAAAATCATGTTGATTCAAAGCCTCCACCTG AGCCCGTGTCGAATGGCGTGGAGTCGTCCGGTTCAGAGGGGAaagacgatgaagaggaggaggacaaggaggaggaggagtcagcagAACCAGAG GCGGCTGCAGATGAAACTTGTGTCCCGGCCGCTAACGGCTCCTCTGAGTCCCAGGAAGCTGCCGCGGACCAGACGGGGGATGGAGCTCCGGCCTCGGGCGACGATGAGCCCAAGCAG GAGTCAGAAGCCGCCGCAGACGAAACCCCCGAGTCCGAGGAgaaagctgtcagtcaaacagaGGCCACACCTCCCTGcgctcaggaggaggagcatgagGAAGACGATGCCGTGAAG GCGTCCGGCGAGGCCGAGCCCACCAGCTCTGACCCGGCAGCCGAGGAGACCAATGACGAGCCGGCGGAAAGcgaagccccgccccctgcag AACCTGAAAATGAAGCTGAAAATCCAAAAGAGGACGAGACAgtcgaggaagaggagaaattcgag gAGCTCACAGCCGACCTGAAGCCTGAGAACCAGGAGGAGACGTCGGCAGCTCCTGGTGACGCCGCTGAACTTCCTGTTGCTGAAGCTG CAGACGACTGCATCGTCCTCAACATTCAGGTCGAAGACGCTGAAGCAGCCGAGCAAGAAACAGGCCCAGAAATAAAAACTcccaagaagaagaggaagaagagtcaAAAGGAAACACTGAGCACAGACACGTCCGCCTCCGAAACAGTCAGCGACAGTCCTCTCTCCACCAGGTCGGCCAAAAAGAAGAAGCTAAAcaaaaagaaggaggaggaggagaagccggaggtggtggaggaggtggaagaggtggaagctgaggaggaggtggtggagaagctggaggaggtggtggaggtggaggaggaggcaccTCAGGTAACTTCTGAGAAGAAGAAGGCTaagaagaggaaaagggagaaggaccaagtggaggaggaaagCGTGGAAACTCCCGTCGCTCCgttggaaaacaaaatgaaaaagaaaaagaagattgtaaaagaggtggaggaggaggagggaggaggagaagaggtggaggatCCTGTGACTCCAGCAGATTCAacggagaagaaaaagaagaagaagaagaagaggactaAAAAGGCCAAAGGACAGAAGGAGGTGGGGCAGTCTGACGAAtcagcagcagggggcgacaAAGACTCAGAAAAGGAACTGGATACAACAG cTGAAGGAAACTCGTCTCTGCTCTCGTCCTCAAAGAAGAAGCAGCGGCTGAGGAAGAAGctgagtctgaagaagaggcTGAGGCTGCacaagcaggaggagaagagtaacaagaagaagaagaagaagaccacACCCGGGGAGAA AGGAATCCAAGAACCAGCAGAGGAGACACCTCAGCCCAAACCAACCAAAAAGCCCAAACGTGCCGCACCCCAGGACCAGAGCACCCCGAGGAAGATCACCAAGCAAGAAGAGAACTCATCCAAGGAAAACAAACCTCCAAagatgaagaagcagaagaagggAAAGATGGTGGACACGGATGAGAGCGGCGTGGTGATCGACCTGACCGCCGAGGGTCTCGACTCGTCAGTGTGCTCGAGCGAAgggacgaagaagaagaagaggaagaagatggaggtcGACCAGGTCGAGAGAACTCCCGTCTCTGCAAAGAAGAAGA AGAAGAACGGACTGAAGCAGAAAGTGGAGATGGAAGCTTCTCCAGAAGCACCTGCTTCCAcg AAAAAGAAATCCAACAAAAAGAAGATCCTCGCTGATTAA
- the LOC133968566 gene encoding ABC transporter F family member 4-like isoform X1 has product MEDEALLGLIYQHLKVNGFKKAAKVLEKHVAEVESSEQNSNLRDIYTGWVKLCSLAQDAKQETEDATTLKKKSIKAEPAVIEEEEGADAKLSNGAEENHVDSKPPPEPVSNGVESSGSEGKDDEEEEDKEEEESAEPEAAADETCVPAANGSSESQEAAADQTGDGAPASGDDEPKQESEAAADETPESEEKAVSQTEATPPCAQEEEHEEDDAVKASGEAEPTSSDPAAEETNDEPAESEAPPPAEPENEAENPKEDETVEEEEKFEELTADLKPENQEETSAAPGDAAELPVAEAAADDCIVLNIQVEDAEAAEQETGPEIKTPKKKRKKSQKETLSTDTSASETVSDSPLSTRSAKKKKLNKKKEEEEKPEVVEEVEEVEAEEEVVEKLEEVVEVEEEAPQVTSEKKKAKKRKREKDQVEEESVETPVAPLENKMKKKKKIVKEVEEEEGGGEEVEDPVTPADSTEKKKKKKKKRTKKAKGQKEVGQSDESAAGGDKDSEKELDTTAEGNSSLLSSSKKKQRLRKKLSLKKRLRLHKQEEKSNKKKKKKTTPGEKGIQEPAEETPQPKPTKKPKRAAPQDQSTPRKITKQEENSSKENKPPKMKKQKKGKMVDTDESGVVIDLTAEGLDSSVCSSEGTKKKKRKKMEVDQVERTPVSAKKKKKNGLKQKVEMEASPEAPASTKKKSNKKKILAD; this is encoded by the exons aCTGTGCTCTTTAGCCCAAGATGCTAAACAAGAGACAGAAGATGCGACCactctgaagaagaagagcatTAAAGCAGAACCTGCCGTCATCGAAGAGGAAGAGGGCGCCGACGCCAAACTCTCCAACGGCGCAGAGGAAAATCATGTTGATTCAAAGCCTCCACCTG AGCCCGTGTCGAATGGCGTGGAGTCGTCCGGTTCAGAGGGGAaagacgatgaagaggaggaggacaaggaggaggaggagtcagcagAACCAGAG GCGGCTGCAGATGAAACTTGTGTCCCGGCCGCTAACGGCTCCTCTGAGTCCCAGGAAGCTGCCGCGGACCAGACGGGGGATGGAGCTCCGGCCTCGGGCGACGATGAGCCCAAGCAG GAGTCAGAAGCCGCCGCAGACGAAACCCCCGAGTCCGAGGAgaaagctgtcagtcaaacagaGGCCACACCTCCCTGcgctcaggaggaggagcatgagGAAGACGATGCCGTGAAG GCGTCCGGCGAGGCCGAGCCCACCAGCTCTGACCCGGCAGCCGAGGAGACCAATGACGAGCCGGCGGAAAGcgaagccccgccccctgcag AACCTGAAAATGAAGCTGAAAATCCAAAAGAGGACGAGACAgtcgaggaagaggagaaattcgag gAGCTCACAGCCGACCTGAAGCCTGAGAACCAGGAGGAGACGTCGGCAGCTCCTGGTGACGCCGCTGAACTTCCTGTTGCTGAAGCTG CAGCAGACGACTGCATCGTCCTCAACATTCAGGTCGAAGACGCTGAAGCAGCCGAGCAAGAAACAGGCCCAGAAATAAAAACTcccaagaagaagaggaagaagagtcaAAAGGAAACACTGAGCACAGACACGTCCGCCTCCGAAACAGTCAGCGACAGTCCTCTCTCCACCAGGTCGGCCAAAAAGAAGAAGCTAAAcaaaaagaaggaggaggaggagaagccggaggtggtggaggaggtggaagaggtggaagctgaggaggaggtggtggagaagctggaggaggtggtggaggtggaggaggaggcaccTCAGGTAACTTCTGAGAAGAAGAAGGCTaagaagaggaaaagggagaaggaccaagtggaggaggaaagCGTGGAAACTCCCGTCGCTCCgttggaaaacaaaatgaaaaagaaaaagaagattgtaaaagaggtggaggaggaggagggaggaggagaagaggtggaggatCCTGTGACTCCAGCAGATTCAacggagaagaaaaagaagaagaagaagaagaggactaAAAAGGCCAAAGGACAGAAGGAGGTGGGGCAGTCTGACGAAtcagcagcagggggcgacaAAGACTCAGAAAAGGAACTGGATACAACAG cTGAAGGAAACTCGTCTCTGCTCTCGTCCTCAAAGAAGAAGCAGCGGCTGAGGAAGAAGctgagtctgaagaagaggcTGAGGCTGCacaagcaggaggagaagagtaacaagaagaagaagaagaagaccacACCCGGGGAGAA AGGAATCCAAGAACCAGCAGAGGAGACACCTCAGCCCAAACCAACCAAAAAGCCCAAACGTGCCGCACCCCAGGACCAGAGCACCCCGAGGAAGATCACCAAGCAAGAAGAGAACTCATCCAAGGAAAACAAACCTCCAAagatgaagaagcagaagaagggAAAGATGGTGGACACGGATGAGAGCGGCGTGGTGATCGACCTGACCGCCGAGGGTCTCGACTCGTCAGTGTGCTCGAGCGAAgggacgaagaagaagaagaggaagaagatggaggtcGACCAGGTCGAGAGAACTCCCGTCTCTGCAAAGAAGAAGA AGAAGAACGGACTGAAGCAGAAAGTGGAGATGGAAGCTTCTCCAGAAGCACCTGCTTCCAcg AAAAAGAAATCCAACAAAAAGAAGATCCTCGCTGATTAA